A single region of the Hyphomonas adhaerens MHS-3 genome encodes:
- a CDS encoding DUF1552 domain-containing protein, with amino-acid sequence MAETPEARAASAPLRMGTWFWGCGITPGRWTPDIVNNEFVLKPESAPLEKVKQHLNFLTGFDAILDGKPNHVHVSGTFSLRSGIAPTKFGVMEGPTFETAIADRIGAGVRFKTVDFSATGNVRDTYSYRSAQVRNTPEVSPEALYDRLFGVEFNASAGGEFVPDAKALRRLSVLSVVGEQRKSMAQQLGKEDQDRLDQYFTSVREVEQQLELQTVEPARVEACQAPARPEPMEANYDLANVHRNHELMARLLAMALVCDQTRSFNVLFSNSASSLHRSGEASSHHLYTHEEFTDSELGYQVETSKFVVENMKGWAKFVEILANTPEGDGSLLDNCLVFAHSDTSWAKIHAVQGIPMMTAGAAGGRLRTRQLVTANGDPITRVGLTLQQLVGLPISEWGAGAMRTDAPVSKLLA; translated from the coding sequence ATGGCGGAAACGCCAGAAGCCCGCGCGGCATCTGCCCCGCTCAGGATGGGGACGTGGTTCTGGGGATGTGGCATCACGCCCGGCCGGTGGACGCCGGATATCGTGAACAACGAATTTGTGCTCAAACCGGAATCGGCGCCCCTCGAAAAGGTGAAACAGCATCTGAACTTTCTCACAGGGTTCGATGCCATTCTCGACGGCAAACCGAACCATGTGCATGTCAGCGGAACCTTTAGCCTGCGTTCGGGAATAGCTCCAACAAAGTTCGGAGTCATGGAAGGGCCGACATTCGAGACGGCGATTGCAGACAGAATTGGTGCGGGCGTTCGGTTTAAAACCGTGGATTTCTCGGCAACTGGCAATGTCAGGGATACATACAGCTACCGGTCAGCCCAGGTGCGAAACACGCCGGAAGTGTCACCGGAAGCCCTGTATGATCGCTTGTTCGGGGTGGAGTTCAACGCGTCTGCCGGTGGCGAATTTGTGCCTGACGCCAAGGCTTTACGGCGCCTGAGCGTGCTGTCTGTCGTTGGCGAGCAGCGAAAGTCGATGGCGCAACAGCTGGGCAAGGAAGACCAGGACCGTCTGGACCAGTACTTCACCTCGGTTCGGGAGGTGGAGCAACAGCTGGAGTTACAGACTGTAGAGCCCGCTCGGGTGGAGGCGTGCCAGGCGCCTGCGCGGCCGGAGCCCATGGAAGCGAATTATGACCTCGCGAACGTGCATCGCAATCACGAATTGATGGCGCGTCTTCTGGCGATGGCTCTGGTCTGTGATCAGACGCGTTCTTTCAATGTGCTGTTTTCGAATTCCGCTTCGAGTCTTCACCGGTCTGGCGAAGCCAGCAGTCATCATCTGTATACACACGAGGAGTTCACTGACTCCGAACTTGGTTATCAGGTCGAAACCAGCAAGTTCGTTGTGGAAAACATGAAGGGCTGGGCGAAGTTTGTTGAAATCCTTGCCAATACGCCTGAGGGAGACGGCAGTCTTCTGGATAATTGTCTCGTGTTTGCGCATTCGGATACGTCCTGGGCCAAGATTCACGCTGTGCAGGGTATTCCGATGATGACGGCTGGGGCAGCTGGGGGACGGCTCAGAACGCGCCAGCTGGTGACTGCAAATGGCGACCCGATCACGCGGGTGGGGCTGACGCTCCAGCAACTGGTCGGACTTCCAATTAGTGAATGGGGGGCAGGGGCGATGCGGACTGATGCACCCGTATCCAAACTGCTGGCTTGA
- a CDS encoding DUF1592 domain-containing protein produces the protein MTKSKEGHRMTRKTLIGALVCFPVIGGAIAACGVGSSTDMETPPPQMKLISESQYRNTIADIFGDDIKVVGRFEEVPEVDNLSALGATHVSISSRGYERYFGLATTIAEQLVSDDHWEKVVPCDDEEAGVSEVCLRESISSIGERLLRRPMSTEELDLWVAEIRKSTEALGGEREGVALAIEGMLASPSFLFLTDDTEPDPDGDGIRLTAFAKAHRLSFFLWNSVPDEELLEVARTGEIHSPRVLKAEVSRMVQSDRIQAGAQAFFEDFLNLDRFDTLEKDKVIYPAFNKRAAVDAKEQVLRFLDHQLIEKEEAYPTIFTSKDTFMTRPLGMIYRVPVKKAEGWEPYRFADDDPRAGLLSQVGFTALHSHPGRSSATLRGIAIRELLLCQSVEPAPAAVNFTVVQDTHNPNFRTARERLTQHRTDPACSSCHEFIDPAGLALENFDGMGAFRKTENGARIDTSGELDGYLFSTLPDVEQTIANHPGAPACLVEKAQKFALGREPEGEELAWRSRLEKTFERKGQKFPELLKDIALSEEFYSVGEPARTGIQAASVDEIGGKS, from the coding sequence ATGACCAAGAGTAAAGAAGGGCATCGCATGACCCGTAAAACGCTTATTGGGGCGCTGGTGTGCTTCCCGGTAATTGGTGGAGCAATTGCCGCATGCGGTGTCGGGTCTTCCACAGATATGGAGACACCGCCTCCGCAGATGAAGCTGATCTCTGAAAGCCAGTACAGAAATACAATCGCCGACATATTCGGAGATGACATCAAGGTCGTCGGGCGGTTCGAAGAGGTTCCCGAAGTCGACAATCTGTCAGCCCTGGGGGCAACTCATGTATCCATCAGTTCTCGGGGGTATGAGCGTTACTTTGGTCTTGCGACTACGATTGCCGAACAACTTGTCTCTGATGATCATTGGGAGAAAGTCGTACCCTGTGATGATGAAGAGGCGGGTGTTTCTGAAGTTTGTCTGCGTGAGAGCATTTCGTCCATCGGGGAGCGTTTGTTGCGGAGGCCCATGTCAACCGAAGAGCTTGATCTTTGGGTAGCGGAGATACGCAAATCGACTGAGGCTTTGGGGGGTGAGCGCGAGGGCGTCGCGCTGGCGATTGAGGGCATGCTTGCCTCGCCAAGTTTCCTGTTCCTTACGGATGACACGGAACCAGACCCCGATGGCGATGGCATCCGGTTGACTGCATTTGCGAAAGCGCATCGTCTCAGCTTTTTCCTTTGGAATTCTGTCCCTGACGAAGAGTTGTTGGAAGTTGCGCGTACTGGTGAGATTCACTCGCCGCGTGTTCTGAAGGCGGAAGTGAGCCGTATGGTTCAGTCCGATCGTATTCAGGCGGGGGCCCAGGCTTTCTTTGAGGATTTTCTCAATCTTGACCGGTTCGATACCCTCGAAAAGGACAAGGTGATTTATCCCGCTTTCAACAAGCGTGCTGCGGTTGATGCAAAAGAGCAGGTGTTGCGTTTTCTGGATCATCAGTTGATCGAGAAGGAAGAAGCTTATCCGACGATCTTTACATCCAAGGACACCTTTATGACCCGGCCGCTGGGTATGATCTATCGGGTGCCGGTGAAGAAAGCGGAGGGCTGGGAGCCATACCGCTTCGCGGATGATGATCCGCGAGCCGGTCTGTTGTCGCAGGTCGGGTTTACAGCGCTTCACTCACATCCTGGCCGAAGCTCTGCGACCTTGAGGGGGATCGCGATACGCGAACTGTTGCTTTGCCAGAGTGTCGAGCCCGCACCGGCGGCGGTAAACTTCACCGTTGTACAGGATACGCACAATCCAAACTTTCGTACGGCTCGTGAACGCCTGACCCAGCACAGAACCGATCCGGCTTGTAGCAGCTGCCATGAATTTATCGATCCGGCCGGTCTCGCACTGGAAAACTTTGATGGAATGGGAGCCTTTCGGAAGACCGAAAATGGCGCCCGGATCGATACAAGCGGCGAACTGGATGGGTACCTGTTTTCCACATTGCCTGATGTGGAGCAAACGATCGCCAATCACCCCGGCGCGCCAGCTTGCCTGGTCGAGAAAGCTCAGAAATTCGCACTTGGCCGTGAGCCGGAGGGAGAAGAGCTGGCTTGGAGATCCCGCCTGGAAAAGACTTTTGAACGCAAGGGGCAGAAGTTTCCGGAGCTGTTGAAGGACATCGCCTTGAGCGAAGAGTTCTACTCGGTCGGTGAGCCGGCCCGGACGGGAATACAAGCCGCTTCTGTTGATGAAATCGGAGGAAAGTCATGA
- a CDS encoding TetR/AcrR family transcriptional regulator, whose amino-acid sequence MPESTYERLTDAADQAFLKNGAIPIAFGDVSEAAGVSRALVYSHFSSPEELVNAVLSRHVKLIEARADKHPPPPEVFQQDLKQTLDIYFDHLCDNGPILHLASQDAFMAGKFRQDYTRLRNGTLARLSRKARHELKVSPSVAQSLVLLSAGVAEEAARLARANAFTHDTARQTMSRIVDLMLDGLKLESGASPAPAA is encoded by the coding sequence TTGCCTGAAAGCACCTATGAGCGCCTCACAGACGCCGCCGATCAGGCTTTTCTGAAAAATGGCGCGATTCCGATCGCGTTTGGTGACGTTTCAGAAGCCGCAGGGGTCAGCCGGGCGCTCGTCTACTCCCACTTCTCTTCTCCGGAAGAGCTTGTGAACGCGGTCCTCAGCCGACACGTCAAACTGATCGAAGCGCGCGCCGACAAACATCCTCCGCCCCCGGAGGTATTTCAACAAGACCTGAAGCAAACCCTCGACATCTATTTTGACCACTTGTGCGATAACGGCCCGATTCTGCACCTCGCATCACAGGACGCATTTATGGCTGGAAAGTTCCGGCAGGATTACACGCGCCTCAGGAATGGCACGCTCGCGCGCCTCTCTCGCAAAGCCAGACACGAGCTGAAAGTGAGCCCCTCAGTCGCCCAGTCCCTTGTATTGCTAAGCGCTGGAGTGGCCGAGGAAGCCGCCAGACTGGCCAGAGCAAACGCCTTCACACACGACACGGCCCGACAAACAATGTCGCGCATTGTTGATCTAATGCTGGATGGCCTCAAACTCGAGTCCGGAGCGTCACCCGCCCCGGCGGCTTGA
- a CDS encoding TetR/AcrR family transcriptional regulator — MGIDLAKGSKITKGELRRLVWEEPIVTLAKRFEVSPNGLAKICDRLDIDRPPKGYWSNPAAHPRPVDAAADPDSDELVEIGGARHGARRRQTRLSLDERKQQIMDRAKELILEEGVHGVSLRGIARQIGISEAQAYNCFDSRTSLLVELTMRELDAFEAQRADTVRRGSDRLSKVILSTLLYLQVAAERGEVTTHLLSLYDVRKEVTRRRRSRRSLLRQRQIQQLVEDRSVPEDRAQAEVALLGHLTLRAGDLVSLGKLSIVEAQQLIMPAIVRTAASSRRGG, encoded by the coding sequence GTGGGCATAGATTTGGCCAAGGGATCGAAAATAACGAAAGGCGAGCTGCGTCGGCTGGTCTGGGAGGAGCCGATCGTTACGCTCGCAAAGCGGTTTGAGGTCAGTCCGAACGGCCTAGCAAAAATCTGTGACCGCCTGGATATCGACCGGCCGCCCAAGGGGTATTGGTCCAATCCTGCGGCTCACCCTCGCCCTGTGGACGCGGCGGCTGACCCGGATTCCGACGAGTTGGTCGAGATCGGTGGTGCGCGGCATGGCGCAAGGCGCCGGCAAACGCGGTTGTCGCTGGATGAGCGTAAACAGCAAATCATGGACCGGGCAAAAGAGCTGATCCTGGAGGAGGGGGTGCATGGCGTGTCCCTGCGCGGAATTGCGCGACAGATCGGTATTAGCGAGGCACAGGCCTACAATTGCTTTGATAGCCGGACCTCTCTTTTAGTCGAGCTGACCATGCGCGAGCTGGATGCATTTGAAGCCCAGAGGGCGGACACAGTGCGCCGGGGCTCCGACCGGCTATCAAAAGTGATCCTGTCGACCCTTCTGTACCTTCAGGTCGCTGCTGAGCGCGGAGAGGTCACCACGCATCTCTTGTCTCTGTATGACGTGCGGAAGGAAGTCACCCGGCGGCGCCGGAGCAGGAGGAGCCTGCTTCGTCAGCGTCAGATTCAGCAGCTGGTTGAGGATCGAAGTGTGCCGGAAGATAGGGCCCAGGCAGAAGTGGCGCTGTTGGGGCATTTGACGCTCCGGGCGGGGGATCTGGTTTCGCTCGGAAAATTGTCGATCGTGGAGGCGCAACAGCTGATTATGCCGGCGATTGTGCGTACCGCAGCTTCAAGCCGCCGGGGCGGGTGA
- a CDS encoding carboxylesterase/lipase family protein produces MRLSIVALIALGFALAHPSNAQSRTATPEQEEAGYIRILPVDEPFDTISVSTAAGTLVGEQVDDVNIFRGVPYAAPPVGVLRWKPPQPVSPWKGERAALAFEPPCPQPVSASAFVPNQGGVVGASSEDCLYLEVYAPADAENAPVVLWLHGGGAFLGAGHLGSYVGTTNAQKGIITVAINYRLGPMGYFAHPAITAEGDLTGSYAMMDAVSALEWIQENIRSFGGDTDNVTVAGQSAGGVMVAGLLATPSANGLFEKAVIQSGAFLFDGVALEDAEKRSVRALKRIGVTEDTTAEQLRKISAQTFSYSGGLRRGFGAIMDGNFLTETAKDALAEGTETDVPVLIGTNSGEPGFDAAKYIAAQTGKEGAGAFLYHFSYVPPLRKDEWTNGPIHSAELMFTFDSLDTSGWAKGKTTTADIEYAKRMSSCWVAFYKMPADSKEISCAGLAWPAYSEESQAVASFGDSIRIGRADDFPDGPEAGSD; encoded by the coding sequence ATGAGACTATCAATTGTCGCATTGATCGCGCTCGGATTCGCACTCGCGCATCCCTCAAATGCACAGAGTCGCACAGCGACTCCCGAGCAGGAAGAAGCGGGATATATCCGTATACTGCCTGTAGACGAGCCATTTGACACCATTTCTGTATCAACTGCCGCAGGCACGCTGGTCGGCGAGCAGGTGGACGACGTCAATATATTCCGGGGCGTTCCATATGCTGCCCCTCCAGTCGGCGTACTCCGCTGGAAACCGCCGCAGCCAGTTTCTCCGTGGAAGGGCGAACGCGCCGCGCTTGCCTTTGAGCCCCCATGTCCCCAGCCTGTATCCGCCTCCGCTTTCGTTCCCAACCAGGGCGGCGTTGTCGGCGCCTCGTCGGAAGACTGCCTCTATCTGGAAGTCTACGCCCCTGCTGACGCAGAGAATGCACCAGTCGTTTTGTGGCTCCATGGCGGAGGAGCATTCCTGGGAGCAGGACATCTCGGCTCCTATGTTGGCACCACGAACGCCCAAAAAGGTATCATCACAGTCGCCATCAACTATCGTTTGGGACCGATGGGCTATTTCGCTCATCCGGCGATTACCGCTGAAGGCGACCTCACCGGCAGTTATGCCATGATGGACGCCGTTTCCGCCCTTGAGTGGATTCAGGAGAATATAAGGTCTTTTGGGGGCGACACGGACAATGTAACGGTGGCCGGACAATCAGCCGGCGGCGTCATGGTCGCCGGCTTGCTCGCGACGCCCTCGGCCAATGGATTGTTCGAAAAAGCCGTGATACAGTCGGGCGCCTTTCTGTTTGATGGTGTTGCACTTGAAGACGCTGAAAAGCGTTCTGTCCGCGCCCTGAAACGCATCGGCGTGACTGAAGATACCACTGCTGAACAACTCAGGAAGATCTCGGCACAAACCTTTTCCTACTCCGGCGGATTACGCCGTGGATTCGGCGCGATCATGGATGGAAACTTTCTGACCGAAACGGCCAAGGACGCCCTTGCCGAAGGCACGGAGACGGACGTGCCTGTCCTTATCGGCACCAATAGTGGAGAGCCGGGCTTCGATGCCGCCAAATATATCGCAGCCCAAACCGGTAAAGAGGGCGCTGGCGCGTTCCTTTACCACTTCAGTTACGTGCCGCCGCTTCGCAAGGACGAATGGACGAACGGTCCGATACACTCAGCCGAACTCATGTTCACTTTCGACTCGCTCGACACGTCGGGCTGGGCGAAGGGAAAGACAACAACAGCCGACATAGAATATGCCAAGCGCATGAGTTCCTGCTGGGTCGCATTCTACAAGATGCCCGCAGACAGCAAGGAAATCAGCTGCGCAGGCTTGGCCTGGCCTGCCTATTCGGAGGAATCCCAGGCCGTCGCCAGTTTTGGTGACTCCATTCGCATCGGACGGGCAGACGATTTCCCGGACGGGCCAGAAGCTGGCAGCGATTGA
- a CDS encoding amidohydrolase family protein, whose amino-acid sequence MTSDKAYSARFSPNRRYNDADSHIMETFDWLKSYADPSIRERIGELALGGAGSAAEKVISAAVARLEDKEKTAALEADVIASAKGWQALGAFDSTERARALDLLGFDKQLVFSTFAATQFLRGNDPDIRYGGARAHNRGMAEFCGKDPRLIAVGSLPLDDTARSIEELDVALAEGVGAFWIAAAPAGDRSPGHPDLDPVWARLCEAGVPAVLHIGQGTRVLPPAYQNHGREKAKDWLGGGENLRVLDYMVLPHASEMFLSALVFHGVLERFPKLKIGVIELGAGWVPTFLTRLDMAGKFFRKSDYMVGELNLTPSDYIRRQVRFTPFVGEDVGSLIRATGPELYLFSSDYPHPEGSRDPIGKFEQTLDGIQEAEKDAFYFSNFEYLIGN is encoded by the coding sequence ATGACCAGCGATAAAGCTTACAGCGCACGCTTTTCCCCTAACCGCCGGTACAACGACGCAGATAGTCATATCATGGAGACCTTTGACTGGTTGAAGTCCTATGCCGACCCATCCATTCGTGAACGAATTGGCGAACTCGCACTTGGTGGCGCCGGCAGCGCCGCAGAAAAGGTCATTTCTGCGGCAGTTGCACGCCTGGAGGACAAAGAGAAGACAGCCGCCCTGGAAGCCGACGTCATCGCCAGCGCCAAAGGCTGGCAGGCGCTGGGCGCATTCGATAGCACAGAACGCGCGCGCGCCCTCGACTTGCTTGGCTTTGACAAACAGCTCGTCTTTTCGACCTTCGCGGCGACGCAATTCCTACGGGGTAATGACCCAGATATCCGGTATGGCGGCGCCCGGGCGCACAATCGGGGGATGGCCGAATTCTGCGGCAAGGACCCCCGCCTGATTGCGGTGGGGTCCCTCCCCCTTGATGACACCGCCCGCTCCATCGAAGAACTGGACGTCGCACTGGCGGAAGGCGTGGGCGCTTTCTGGATTGCTGCCGCACCTGCAGGGGACCGGAGCCCGGGACATCCAGACCTGGATCCGGTATGGGCGCGCCTCTGCGAAGCTGGCGTGCCCGCCGTGCTACACATTGGGCAGGGTACACGCGTTCTTCCGCCTGCCTATCAGAACCACGGACGCGAAAAGGCTAAAGACTGGCTCGGAGGCGGCGAAAATCTGCGCGTTCTCGACTATATGGTTTTACCTCACGCCAGCGAAATGTTCTTGTCAGCGCTGGTGTTCCATGGCGTTCTGGAGCGGTTCCCCAAACTAAAAATCGGGGTCATTGAACTAGGCGCCGGATGGGTTCCGACTTTCCTGACCCGGTTGGATATGGCCGGGAAATTCTTCCGCAAAAGCGACTACATGGTCGGGGAACTCAATCTTACTCCGTCAGACTACATCCGTCGCCAGGTACGTTTCACGCCGTTCGTTGGCGAAGACGTTGGCAGCCTGATCCGAGCAACCGGTCCGGAATTGTATCTTTTTTCCTCCGACTATCCGCATCCGGAGGGTTCACGCGACCCAATAGGAAAATTCGAGCAAACCCTTGACGGAATTCAGGAAGCTGAAAAGGACGCCTTCTATTTCAGTAACTTCGAATACCTGATCGGTAATTGA
- a CDS encoding DUF2149 domain-containing protein has translation MRFLEEDEDDPILSVVNLVDLFVVIIGILMILLVQNPLNPFRNENVIVIENPGEADMRMTIKQGEELTRYESSGEIGEGEGVKAGIAYRLPDGRMIYVPEDE, from the coding sequence GTGAGGTTCCTGGAAGAGGACGAAGACGACCCCATCCTCTCTGTCGTCAATCTTGTCGATTTGTTTGTCGTGATCATCGGAATTTTGATGATCCTGCTCGTTCAGAATCCGCTAAATCCCTTCCGGAATGAAAACGTCATCGTCATCGAGAACCCGGGCGAAGCCGATATGCGTATGACGATCAAACAAGGCGAAGAGCTGACACGCTATGAAAGCAGCGGTGAGATCGGAGAGGGTGAAGGGGTGAAAGCCGGTATCGCGTATCGCCTGCCGGACGGGCGTATGATCTACGTTCCGGAAGATGAGTGA
- a CDS encoding MotA/TolQ/ExbB proton channel family protein, which produces MIFDFETILYEVSAVFLVPSLIAILVSLVYSLLTLGRFLMELAQRYSGRKQGALTQYYRETRADSDDLELWIMRRLEPLRLVSRVAPLLGLVATLIPMGPALMALTSGESAEMASNLVVAFSGVTLALISASLAFFVLNIRRRWLLEELRMIETGAEMVS; this is translated from the coding sequence ATGATTTTCGATTTCGAGACGATACTTTATGAAGTCTCAGCCGTTTTCCTCGTACCGTCACTGATAGCGATTCTTGTGTCTCTTGTTTATTCGCTCCTGACCTTGGGACGTTTCCTGATGGAGCTCGCGCAACGCTATTCCGGCCGGAAACAGGGCGCGCTGACGCAATATTACCGGGAGACCAGGGCCGATAGCGATGATCTGGAGCTCTGGATTATGAGGCGGCTGGAACCGCTGCGCCTGGTGTCCCGCGTCGCGCCTTTGCTGGGGCTCGTCGCGACGCTTATCCCCATGGGGCCGGCATTGATGGCGCTGACATCCGGAGAGTCTGCTGAGATGGCGAGCAATCTGGTCGTTGCATTCTCCGGCGTGACGCTGGCCCTGATCTCTGCAAGCCTGGCCTTCTTCGTTCTCAACATTCGCCGCCGCTGGCTGCTCGAAGAGTTGCGGATGATCGAGACTGGCGCGGAGATGGTTTCGTGA